In one window of Brassica rapa cultivar Chiifu-401-42 chromosome A07, CAAS_Brap_v3.01, whole genome shotgun sequence DNA:
- the LOC103831696 gene encoding LOW QUALITY PROTEIN: EPIDERMAL PATTERNING FACTOR-like protein 7 (The sequence of the model RefSeq protein was modified relative to this genomic sequence to represent the inferred CDS: inserted 1 base in 1 codon; substituted 2 bases at 2 genomic stop codons) yields the protein MRMNHVNLTLFHLKXLLSLSYIYLRRSSTLHFIVSSXQHFQRSFLYENLNHNXMKSASLFVFLLLLLHLFISTNSFRVDLFNDVASGSSIPDCTNACGPCRPCKLVVVTSTCSSSEACPVVYKCLCKGKFYHVPSNA from the exons ATGAGGATGAATCATGTGAATCTAAcactatttcatttaa tgtTACTGTCACTCTCTTATATATATCTTCGTCGATCTTCAACTCTACACTTCATCGTATCTTCATAACAACATTTTCAAAGGAGTTTTTTATATGAGAACCTGAATCATAACTAAATGAAATCTGCATCTTTGTTCgtgttccttcttcttcttctccatctctttATTAGTACTAATAGTTTCCGAGTCGACCTCTTTAATG ATGTGGCAAGCGGGTCAAGCATACCGGACTGCACGAACGCCTGTGGACCATGTAGACCATGCAAGCTCGTTGTGGTTACTTCCACGTGCTCTTCCTCCGAGGCTTGCCCTGTCGTTTACAAGTGCTTGTGCAAAGGCAAATTCTATCACGTGCCTTCCAACGCCTAA
- the LOC103831695 gene encoding uncharacterized protein LOC103831695, which yields MSFACLVCHSVESPSHSFRSYSVSSSDNEGRCSVIASCLSRTSLIQAARSNTFPASSSSKVTPQPNFQGGDLMITEGASPRLVRSRAVRRDIVRDWNFNETETEL from the coding sequence atgagCTTTGCGTGCCTCGTGTGCCACAGTGTAGAGAGCCCCTCCCACTCGTTTAGAAGCTACTCTGTTTCTAGCTCAGACAATGAAGGACGTTGCTCCGTGATTGCCAGCTGCCTCTCAAGGACATCACTCATTCAAGCTGCAAGATCCAACACTTTCCCTGCTTCATCATCCTCAAAGGTAACCCCACAACCAAATTTCCAAGGAGGTGATCTGATGATAACAGAAGGAGCTTCGCCAAGGTTAGTGCGAAGCCGTGCAGTAAGAAGAGACATTGTCAGAGACTGGAACTTCAACGAAACCGAGACTGagctttaa
- the LOC103831697 gene encoding protein-tyrosine-phosphatase PTP1, with product MATSNSTSAANLATVFDFSSADSPPPKLSLSPDQLSYCHQALKILREKISDPDSIAREFANLQANRMLASDMLRSSTVAINSVNYEKNRYTDVVPFDNNRVVLNPCKDSRSSADGYVNASLIKTTSSSASESVSEFIATQGPLPHTIEDFWEMVIQQHCPVIVMLTRLVDNYKTVKCGDYFPAEDKPREFGNISVKTKWVKTTDTALLLRNLEVNHKETEDQQPMSVLHIQYAEWPDHGVPKDTVAARGILKRLYQVPPSLGPIIVHCSAGIGRTGTYCAIHNTIQRILVGDMSALDLAKTVTMFRRQRNGMVQTMDQYFFCYNAIVDELGDLTAGTNAGTSS from the exons ATGGCTACCTCAAACTCTACTTCCGCCGCGAATCTCGCCACCGTCTTCGATTTCTCCTCCGCTGATTCGCCTCCtcccaagctctctctctcccccGATCAGCTCAGCTACTGCCACCAAGCTCTCAAGATTCTCCGCGAGAAGATCTCAGATCCTGACTCAATCGCTCGAGAGTTCGCGAATCTGCAG GCTAATAGGATGCTAGCATCGGATATGCTACGAAGCAGTACGGTGGCTATCAACAGTGTCAATTACGAGAAGAACAGATACACTGACGTTGTTCCAT TTGACAATAACAGAGTTGTTCTGAATCCGTGCAAAGATTCTCGATCGTCTGCAGATGGATATGTGAATGCAAGCTTGATTAAG ACGACGTCGTCTTCGGCTTCTGAGAGTGTTTCTGAGTTCATTGCTACGCAAGGTCCTTTGCCACACACGATTGAGGACTTCTGGGAGATGGTGATCCAGCAGCATTGTCCTGTCATTGTGATGCTCACTCGCTTGGTTGATAACTACAAG ACTGTGAAATGCGGTGACTACTTTCCAGCCGAAGATAAACCCAGAGAATTTGGCAACATATCCGTTAAGACCAAATGGGTAAAGACTACTGATACTGCATTGTTGCTGCGGAATCTTGAGGTTAATCACAAGGAG ACAGAGGATCAACAGCCCATGTCCGTTTTGCATATTCAGTATGCGGAATGGCCTGATCATGGAGTTCCAAAGGATACCGTGGCTGCCCGTGGAATTCTGAAAAGACTGTATCAAGTACCACCTAGTCTCGGTCCAATCATTGTTCACTGCAG TGCAGGGATAGGAAGAACCGGAACATACTGTGCGATACACAACACGATCCAGAGGATTCTTGTTGGGGATATGTCTGCGTTGGATCTTGCTAAAACCGTGACAATGTTCCGCAGGCAACGCAATGGCATGGTTCAAACCATG GATCAATACTTCTTTTGCTACAACGCCATTGTTGATGAACTAGGAGATCTAACCGCGGGGACAAATGCTGGAACGAGTTCATAA
- the LOC103831698 gene encoding protein WHAT'S THIS FACTOR 9, mitochondrial, which yields MKSIFRTISLRRQPNRRIFSDTPEETYKFVRDRGLDHAVEREKNLRPLLSIKDLVTSEPSKSLPISVITAQRDSLRVPLRPIEFIRSFPSVFHESLPGGIGVQPHISLTPETLNLDAEEQLVYASEDYKQGLADRLLKLLMINRINKIPLEILDLLKWDLGLPKGYVETMVPEFPDYFRVVKSRLRGCSGELELVCWSKEHAVSMLEKKAKGYTKGSPIAFPMKFSNGFVVDKKMKRWFDDWQKLPYISPYENALHLSATSDESDKWAAAVLHEILNLFVAKKVEKDLVLHLGEFMGLRSRFKRVLHNHPGVFYFSSKLRTHTVVLRDGYKRGVLVEGNQLVTSRNRYMKLMSKAKKESNAVSSRKREDKGKVEGEGEVCEDEAKGEDDDVSGSEVEDERDEDVVDDEEEEDDEVDQDQSLKRGRRNTSPRGGRRSFGSLGSEEKPHTRSRAGRRSFGKTGSQEKPRSGRNKVKLTTEKSS from the coding sequence ATGAAATCAATCTTCCGCACCATCTCCCTCCGCCGTCAACCCAACCGCCGCATCTTCTCCGATACACCCGAAGAAACCTACAAATTCGTAAGAGACAGAGGCCTCGACCACGCCGTCGAAAGAGAGAAGAATCTCAGACCTCTCCTCAGCATCAAGGACCTCGTCACATCGGAGCCTTCCAAATCGCTCCCGATCTCCGTCATCACAGCTCAAAGAGACTCCCTCCGAGTCCCCCTCCGCCCGATCGAGTTCATCCGGAGCTTCCCCTCCGTCTTCCACGAGTCCCTCCCCGGAGGAATCGGCGTCCAGCCTCACATCAGCCTCACGCCGGAGACTCTCAACCTCGACGCCGAGGAGCAGCTCGTTTACGCGAGCGAGGATTATAAACAAGGATTAGCCGATAGGCTATTGAAGCTCCTGATGATAAATCGAATTAATAAGATTCCGTTAGAGATTCTTGATTTGTTGAAATGGGATTTAGGTTTGCCGAAGGGATATGTGGAGACGATGGTTCCTGAGTTCCCTGATTACTTCAGAGTTGTCAAATCGAGGCTGAGAGGATGTAGCGGCGAGCTTGAGCTTGTTTGCTGGAGCAAGGAGCATGCTGTGTCTATGCTCGAGAAGAAGGCGAAAGGGTATACTAAAGGCTCTCCGATTGCTTTTCCGATGAAGTTCTCTAACGGCTTTGTTGTtgacaagaagatgaagagatgGTTCGATGATTGGCAGAAGCTGCCGTATATCTCTCCCTATGAGAACGCGCTTCATCTCTCGGCGACTAGCGATGAGTCTGACAAGTGGGCGGCGGCTGTTTTGCATGAGATCTTGAATCTTTTTGTGGCGAAGAAGGTTGAGAAAGATTTGGTTTTGCATCTCGGTGAGTTTATGGGGTTGAGGTCGAGGTTTAAGAGGGTTCTACATAACCATCCTGGTGTTTTTTACTTCTCGAGTAAGCTTAGGACTCATACTGTGGTTCTTAGGGATGGTTACAAGAGGGGAGTGTTGGTGGAGGGGAATCAGTTGGTGACGAGCCGTAACCGTTACATGAAGCTTATGAGTAAGGCTAAGAAAGAGAGCAATGCTGTGTCTAGCAGGAAGAGAGAAGATAAGGGGAAGgtagaaggagaaggagaagtctGTGAGGATGAGGCAAAGGGTGAGGATGATGATGTTTCTGGTTCTGAAGTGGAGGATGAGCGTGATGAAGATGTTGTTGATGAcgaagaggaggaggatgatgaaGTTGATCAAGACCAGAGTCTGAAGCGTGGTCGTAGAAACACAAGTCCAAGAGGTGGTAGGAGGAGTTTTGGGAGTTTAGGTTCGGAGGAGAAGCCGCATACAAGGTCAAGAGCAGGTAGGAGGAGTTTTGGGAAAACAGGTTCACAGGAGAAGCCACGATCAGGGCGCAACAAGGTCAAGCTAACGACAGAGAAGAGTAGCTAA
- the LOC103831700 gene encoding protein DETOXIFICATION 54, with protein sequence MEEKNQTDDFSSHKHPTLPQVIEELKELWAMVLPITAMNCLVYVSAVVSVLFLGRLGSLELAGGALSIGFTNITGYSVLVGLASGLEPVCSQAFGSKNWDLLTLSLHRMVVILLIASVPISFLWVNLGPIMLFMGQDPEITATAAEYCLYALPDLLTNTLLQPLRVYLRSQRVTKPMMWCTLAAVAFHVPLNYWLVMVKRWGVPGVAIASVVTNLIMVGLLVGYVWASGKLQKRVSGSTVAVQSSSAVEFFGGLGPLMRVAVPSCLGICFEWWWYEIVTIMGGYLENPKLAVAATGILIQTTSLMYTVPMALAGCVSARVGNELGAGRPYKARLAANVALACAFVIGALNVAWTVILKERWAGLFTGYEPLKVLVASVMPIVGLCELGNCPQTTGCGILRGTGRPAVGAHVNLGSFYFVGTPVAVGLAFWLKIGFSGLWFGLLSAQAACAVSILYAVVARTDWEGESVRAMRLTSLEMGKVEKDEESSSLLLVDDRNGSDDKLSDLL encoded by the exons ATGGAGGAAAAAAACCAAACAGACGATTTCTCTTCCCATAAACACCCAACTCTTCCTCAAGTCATAGAGGAGCTGAAAGAGCTCTGGGCCATGGTCTTACCGATCACAGCAATGAACTGTCTAGTCTACGTAAGCGCCGTCGTCTCCGTCCTCTTCCTCGGCCGTCTCGGTAGCCTCGAGCTCGCCGGAGGAGCTCTCTCGATCGGTTTCACCAACATCACAGGCTACTCAGTCCTCGTGGGCCTCGCCTCGGGCCTCGAGCCAGTGTGCAGCCAAGCCTTCGGCAGCAAGAACTGGGATCTCCTCACGCTCTCTCTCCACCGCATGGTCGTTATTCTCCTGATCGCCTCCGTGCCCATCAGCTTCCTTTGGGTCAACCTCGGGCCCATCATGCTCTTCATGGGCCAAGACCCGGAGATAACGGCTACGGCAGCTGAGTACTGTCTCTACGCGCTTCCTGATCTTTTGACCAACACTCTTCTCCAGCCGTTACGGGTTTATTTAAGGTCGCAGCGCGTGACGAAGCCGATGATGTGGTGCACGTTAGCTGCCGTGGCGTTCCACGTGCCGTTGAACTATTGGCTCGTGATGGTGAAGCGATGGGGTGTTCCTGGTGTGGCGATTGCTTCCGTTGTGACGAACTTGATCATGGTTGGGCTTCTGGTGGGCTATGTTTGGGCTAGCGGGAAGCTGCAGAAGAGAGTTAGTGGGTCTACGGTGGCGGTTCAGTCGTCGTCGGCGGTGGAGTTCTTTGGAGGGTTGGGGCCGTTGATGAGAGTGGCGGTTCCGAGTTGTTTGGGGATATGTTTTGAGTGGTGGTGGTATGAGATTGTGACTATAATGGGTGGTTACTTGGAGAATCCTAAGCTTGCTGTAGCTGCCACTGGGATTTTGATTCAGACAACGAGTCTTATGTATACTGTTCCTATGGCTTTAGCTGGATGCGTCTCTGCTCGG GTTGGAAACGAGCTCGGTGCAGGTAGACCATACAAGGCGAGACTAGCGGCTAATGTGGCTCTAGCTTGCGCATTTGTGATAGGAGCATTGAATGTGGCCTGGACCGTGATTCTAAAAGAGCGGTGGGCAGGGCTTTTCACTGGCTACGAGCCACTCAAAGTGCTGGTTGCTTCGGTTATGCCGATTGTTGGGCTTTGCGAGCTAGGGAACTGCCCGCAAACTACGGGTTGTGGCATTCTAAGAGGGACAGGCCGGCCTGCGGTCGGGGCACATGTGAATCTTGGGTCGTTTTATTTTGTTGGGACGCCAGTGGCCGTTGGACTAGCGTTTTGGTTGAAAATTGGGTTCAGCGGGTTGTGGTTTGGGTTGCTTTCGGCTCAAGCGGCTTGCGCGGTTTCAATATTGTATGCGGTTGTGGCGAGAACGGATTGGGAAGGAGAATCGGTGAGGGCGATGAGATTGACGAGTTTGGAGATGGGTAAGGTTGAGAAGGATGAGGAGTCATCGTCGTTGTTGTTGGTGGATGATCGTAATGGAAGTGATGATAAGTTGAGTGATCTTTTGTAA
- the LOC103831701 gene encoding sucrose transport protein SUC1, which yields MKMGAKDTAALETQSIEEDFDQPSPLRKIISVASIAAGVQFGWALQLSLLTPYVQLLGIPHKWSSLIWLCGPISGMIVQPIVGYYSDRCTSRFGRRRPFIASGAALVAVAVFLIGYAADIGYKMGDKLEQTPRVRAIGVFALGFWILDVANNTLQGPCRAFLADLAAGDAKRTRVANAVFSFFMAVGNVLGYAAGSYTNLHKMFPFAMTNACDIYCANLKSCFFLSITLLLIVTVTSLWYVKDKQWSPPPVNPGEEKTKTVPFFGEIFGAFKVMERPMWMLLIVTALNWIAWFPFLLFDTDWMGREVYGGSSQGDDRMKKLYNEGVHSGALGLMFNSIVLGFMSLGVEWIGRKVGGAKRLWGIVNFILAVGLAMTVLVTKLAADYRKIAGPYAGPSPGIRAGALSLFAVLGIPLAITFSIPFALASIFSSSSGAGQGLSLGVLNLAIVIPQMIVSLGGGPFDALFGGGNLPAFILGAIAAAISGVLAFTVLPSPPPDAPASSGAMGFH from the exons ATGAAAATGGGAGCTAAAGATACGGCGGCGCTAGAGACACAGTCCATCGAGGAAGATTTCGACCAGCCATCTCCTCTCCGTAAGATCATCTCCGTCGCTTCCATCGCCGCCGGTGTACAGTTCGGGTGGGCCCTGCAGCTCTCTCTCCTCACTCCTTACGTACAACTTCTCGGTATCCCTCACAAATGGTCCTCCCTCATCTGGCTATGCGGTCCCATCTCCGGCATGATTGTTCAACCCATCGTAGGTTACTACAGCGACAGGTGCACGTCGAGATTCGGTCGCCGTCGTCCCTTCATCGCCTCCGGAGCCGCCTTGGTCGCCGTCGCCGTGTTCTTGATCGGTTACGCCGCCGACATCGGGTACAAAATGGGTGACAAGCTCGAGCAAACGCCGAGGGTTCGAGCCATAGGGGTCTTTGCTCTCGGGTTCTGGATCCTCGACGTTGCCAACAACACTCTCCAAGGCCCTTGCCGCGCTTTTCTAGCCGACTTAGCCGCGGGAGACGCTAAAAGAACGCGAGTCGCAAACGCGGTTTTCTCCTTCTTTATGGCGGTTGGAAACGTTTTGGGATACGCGGCTGGTTCATACACGAACCTACACAAAATGTTCCCGTTCGCGATGACGAACGCTTGCGATATATACTGCGCGAATCTCAAGAGCTGTTTCTTCTTGTCCATCACGCTCCTCCTCATCGTCACCGTCACGTCTCTTTGGTACGTTAAAGATAAACAATGGTCTCCTCCGCCGGTTAACCCCGGTGAGGAGAAGACTAAGACTGTTCCTTTCTTTGGAGAAATCTTTGGAGCGTTTAAAGTCATGGAACGTCCCATGTGGATGCTTTTGATCGTCACGGCTCTTAACTGGATCGCATGGTTCCCGTTTCTTTTGTTCGATACTGATTGGATGGGACGTGAAGTGTACGGTGGAAGCTCACAAGGAGACGATAGAATGAAGAAGCTGTACAACGAAGGAGTGCACTCTGGTGCGTTGGGACTTATGTTTAACTCTATTGTTCTTGGTTTCATGTCACTTGGTGTTGAGTGGATTGGTCGGAAAGTGGGTGGTGCTAAACGGCTTTGGGGGATTGTGAACTTCATTCTTGCTGTTGGTTTGGCCATGACGGTTCTTGTTACAAAGTTGGCGGCGGATTACCGGAAAATAGCAGGTCCTTATGCCGGACCGTCGCCCGGTATTAGAGCTGGAGCGTTGAGTCTCTTTGCTGTTCTTGGTATACCATTGGCT attaCTTTCAGTATTCCGTTTGCACTAGCCTCCATATTTTCAAGCAGTTCCGGCGCCGGCCAag GGCTTTCTTTAGGAGTTTTAAATTTGGCGATTGTGATACCACAAATGATAGTATCACTAGGAGGAGGACCTTTCGACGCGCTCTTTGGCGGTGGAAACCTACCGGCGTTTATACTGGGAGCAATTGCAGCGGCGATCAGTGGAGTATTAGCGTTTACCGTTTTACCTTCACCGCCTCCGGACGCACCTGCCTCTTCAGGAGCCATGGGATTCCATTAG
- the LOC103831704 gene encoding probable magnesium transporter NIPA4 isoform X3, with translation MAESGGWRDSYRGMSSDNIKGLVLAISSSLFIGASFIVKKKGLKKAATTGTRAGVGGYSYLYEPLWWIGMTTMLLGEIANFAAYAFAPAILVTPLGALSIIISAVLAHIILREKLHVFGILGCALCVVGSTTIVLHAPQEQEIDSVLEVWNLATEPAFMFYASIIIGAAVFLIIRVVPQYGETNVMVYIAICSLVGSLSVMSVKALGIALKLTFSGTNQLFYPQTWVFTLVVLTCVITQLNYLNKALDTFNTAIVSPIYYVMFTSLTILASVIMFKDWDRQNGTQIVTEMCGFVTILSGTFLLHRTKDMVEGSSVILPLRIASMPMKMGLNQKAFHF, from the exons ATGGCGGAATCAGGAGGGTGGCGTGATTCGTACAGAGGAATGTCCTCTGATAACATCAAGGGTTTGGTGTTGGCCATCTCCTCTAGTTTATTCATCGGAGCTAGCTTCATCGTCAAGAAGAAAGGTCTCAAGAAAGCCGCCACCACCGGCACTAGGGCAG GTGTTGGTGGGTACTCTTATCTTTACGAGCCTCTTTGGTGGATCGGCATGACAACCA TGTTACTTGGTGAGATTGCCAATTTTGCTGCTTACGCGTTTGCGCCGGCTATACTTGTCACTCCTCTGGGTGCACTCAGTATCATCATCAG TGCTGTCTTGGCTCATATTATATTACGGGAGAAACTACACGTTTTTGGAATTCTCGGCTGTGCCTTGTGTGTTGTCGGTTCAACTACAATTGTACTACATGCTCCTCAAGAACAAGAGATTGATTCCGTGCTTGAAGTTTGGAATCTTGCAACTGAACCAG CATTCATGTTCTATGCGAGCATTATCATCGGAGCTGCTGTGTTTCTTATTATCCGTGTTGTGCCGCAGTACGGGGAGACAAACGTAATGGTCTATATCGCTATTTGCTCGCTTGTCGGATCATTGTCG GTGATGAGCGTAAAAGCACTTGGAATAGCGCTAAAGCTGACATTTTCTGGAACTAATCAGTTGTTTTATCCTCAAACTTGGGTGTTCACCTTGGTCGTACTTACCTGTGTGATAACCCAGTTGAACTACTTAAACAAG GCTCTTGACACATTCAATACAGCTATAGTATCTCCTATATACTACGTAATGTTCACATCACTAACTATATTGGCCAGTGTTATCATGTTTAAG GACTGGGATAGGCAAAACGGTACTCAAATTGTCACAGAAATGTGCGGATTCGTTACAATACTTTCTGGCACATTTCTTCTCCATA